Within the Arthrobacter sp. V1I7 genome, the region TGGCTGCCCTCGGGCTATACGGCTTCGTGGTACGCCGAGGCCTGGAAGGAATACGACCTCGGCCAGGTCATCGGGACCACCGTGACCGTCTCCGTCGCCGTCGTCGGCATCTCCGTGCTGGTCGGCGCGCCCGCCTCCTACGTACTGGCCCGCCGCAACTTTCCCGGCAAGAGCATCCTGATGCTCGTCTTCCTGCTCCCGATCATGATGCCGCCCATCACCTACGGCATCCCGCTGGCCACCCTGTTGACGTACTACCACCTCGCCCCGGGCCTGACCGGCGTCATCCTCGCCAACCTGGTTCCGTCCATCCCGTTCGTCATCCTGACCATGACGCCCTTCATTGAACAGATCAACCCGTCCATCGAATCCGCGGCCCGGATGTGCGGCGCCAACATGCTGCGGCTGTTCACGAAAATCCTCGCGCCGCTGCTGATCCCGGGAATCCTCGCTGCGGCTGTCCTCGTCCTGGTCCGCACGGTGGGCATGTTCGAACTGACGTTCCTGACCTCGGA harbors:
- a CDS encoding ABC transporter permease, whose product is MSLTLKRNPKAAPAPAKRPLAASPGTFLIWGGMAIFLILLLGVVSSVVVNSFAREWFDTWLPSGYTASWYAEAWKEYDLGQVIGTTVTVSVAVVGISVLVGAPASYVLARRNFPGKSILMLVFLLPIMMPPITYGIPLATLLTYYHLAPGLTGVILANLVPSIPFVILTMTPFIEQINPSIESAARMCGANMLRLFTKILAPLLIPGILAAAVLVLVRTVGMFELTFLTSDSTSDTLVVALFTAMTGAGIRAQQSVDAMAVVYMLMMMVMLIVALRFVNPTQLVSQIREDTD